The following are encoded in a window of Methanocalculus natronophilus genomic DNA:
- a CDS encoding molybdopterin dinucleotide binding domain-containing protein, whose protein sequence is MTKISLNLITGRTIQQGVSMEGGKEKKAYTKACGIIEMNPSDMKKLNVWKNTNVRVTSKFGSVIVKAVEATEGLTPGDAYIPMGPWANSVVDPTTDGTGMPSFKGVPIDVEVAINETILDSQELVRKACGLP, encoded by the coding sequence GTGACAAAGATTTCACTGAACCTGATCACAGGACGCACCATTCAGCAGGGCGTATCGATGGAAGGCGGCAAAGAGAAGAAAGCCTATACAAAGGCATGCGGCATCATCGAGATGAATCCCTCTGACATGAAGAAACTGAATGTCTGGAAGAACACCAATGTCCGCGTTACAAGCAAGTTCGGAAGTGTCATTGTGAAGGCTGTGGAGGCAACCGAGGGTCTGACCCCCGGAGATGCCTATATCCCGATGGGGCCATGGGCAAACTCAGTCGTTGACCCGACTACTGACGGAACCGGCATGCCGAGCTTCAAAGGCGTCCCCATTGACGTTGAAGTGGCAATCAACGAGACTATCCTGGATTCACAGGAGCTTGTCCGGAAAGCATGCGGACTTCCATAG
- a CDS encoding hydrogenase iron-sulfur subunit, with product MSDEWKPKILGIICNWCSYAGADLAGSARTQYPPGIRTVRVMCTGRVDTLFIMKAFASGADGVLVSGCHFGDCHYLEGNYKAAKRMFLMKSVLKNMGIEDKRFRMTFVSASEGAKWAKVVEDVVNTVTELGPSPLKELEQ from the coding sequence ATGTCTGACGAATGGAAGCCAAAGATCCTCGGCATCATCTGCAACTGGTGCTCCTATGCAGGAGCAGATCTTGCAGGGAGTGCACGAACCCAGTACCCGCCGGGTATCAGGACTGTCCGTGTCATGTGTACCGGACGTGTTGATACCCTCTTCATCATGAAGGCATTTGCAAGCGGTGCAGACGGGGTGCTCGTCTCAGGATGCCACTTCGGTGACTGCCACTACCTTGAAGGCAACTACAAGGCGGCAAAGAGGATGTTCCTCATGAAGAGTGTCCTGAAGAATATGGGTATCGAAGACAAGAGATTCAGGATGACATTTGTCTCTGCATCCGAGGGTGCAAAGTGGGCAAAAGTCGTTGAGGATGTCGTGAATACCGTCACCGAACTCGGGCCAAGCCCGCTTAAGGAGCTGGAGCAGTAG
- a CDS encoding CoB--CoM heterodisulfide reductase iron-sulfur subunit A family protein, whose translation MADEKKPQEPRVGVYICHCGTNIAGSIDIKELQDYARTIADVVVSDEYQYVCSTPGQTMIEEAIKEHKLTGLVVAACSPRLHEPTFRRASQEGGMNQFRFEMANIREQNSWVHMHDREGATEKAKDAVRMAVAKARLLEDLHPKSVPVEHAAMVVGAGVGGIQAALDLASSGIKTYLVEKSPTIGGRMSQLDKTFPTLDCSQCILTPKMVDVLRHPNIELMSYTEVESVEGYIGNFDVTLRKKANGVLTMEQAEARGIVGGGCNGCGDCEPVCPVIKPNPFELGMAPRKAIYIYHPQVVPLLYTIDFDSCVKCGLCEEVCGDKKAIDLEMQDELVTVKVGTAILAVGYEVFPIEKKTEWGYKRYDNVVSSLEFERLICASGPTGGKMIRPSDGEVPKKIGFVLCAGSRDNTGIGKPYCSRFCCMYSLKHAHQLYEKIPGAQSYIFYMDIRSFGKMYEEFYYRIQDEGAKFIRGRVAKIEEDPITKNLYVTTEDTLLGQPVNIELDMVVLASAVVPTEETNSVRKLFGVSQSMDGWLLEAHPKLNPCGTTTAGVFLAGVCQGPKDIPDTVAQAEGAAAAASIPIHVGEVELEPYFAMCIEEKCAGCGMCLDLCPYAALDLGKSEDGRTVMKVTEAKCKGCGTCGGFCPGGAIWMQHFTTPQIVAQIDAFLLGGEQ comes from the coding sequence ATGGCTGATGAAAAGAAACCACAAGAACCAAGAGTTGGTGTGTATATCTGCCACTGTGGTACCAATATCGCTGGTTCCATCGATATCAAGGAACTGCAGGATTATGCACGTACCATTGCAGACGTCGTTGTATCAGACGAATATCAGTATGTCTGTTCAACGCCGGGACAGACTATGATCGAAGAAGCCATCAAAGAGCATAAACTCACTGGCCTTGTCGTGGCGGCATGTTCCCCACGTCTCCATGAACCGACGTTCAGGAGAGCATCCCAGGAAGGTGGAATGAACCAGTTCAGGTTCGAGATGGCAAACATCCGCGAGCAGAACTCGTGGGTCCACATGCATGACCGCGAAGGGGCAACAGAGAAGGCAAAAGATGCCGTCAGGATGGCGGTAGCAAAGGCACGGCTCCTTGAGGATCTGCATCCAAAGTCGGTGCCGGTTGAACATGCCGCAATGGTCGTCGGCGCAGGTGTCGGCGGTATCCAGGCAGCACTTGATCTGGCAAGTTCAGGTATCAAGACCTATCTCGTCGAGAAGTCACCGACAATCGGCGGCAGGATGTCGCAGCTTGACAAGACGTTCCCGACACTTGACTGTTCACAGTGTATCCTGACACCCAAGATGGTGGATGTATTACGACACCCCAATATCGAGCTGATGTCCTATACCGAGGTTGAAAGTGTCGAAGGATATATCGGAAACTTCGATGTCACCCTCAGGAAGAAGGCAAACGGCGTCCTCACCATGGAACAGGCAGAGGCACGCGGGATTGTCGGCGGAGGATGTAACGGGTGCGGCGACTGTGAGCCGGTCTGCCCGGTTATCAAGCCAAACCCGTTCGAGCTCGGGATGGCACCGCGCAAGGCGATCTATATCTATCACCCGCAGGTTGTGCCCCTTCTCTACACAATCGACTTTGACTCCTGTGTGAAATGTGGTCTCTGCGAGGAAGTATGCGGGGATAAGAAGGCAATTGATCTTGAGATGCAGGACGAACTGGTCACCGTCAAGGTCGGTACTGCGATCCTTGCCGTCGGGTATGAAGTATTCCCGATCGAGAAGAAGACCGAGTGGGGATACAAGCGTTACGACAACGTTGTCTCATCACTTGAATTTGAGCGGCTGATCTGTGCGTCAGGTCCGACCGGAGGAAAGATGATCCGGCCAAGCGATGGAGAAGTCCCGAAGAAGATCGGGTTTGTTCTCTGTGCAGGGTCACGTGACAATACCGGGATCGGCAAGCCATACTGCAGCAGGTTCTGCTGTATGTATTCCCTGAAACACGCCCACCAGCTCTACGAGAAGATTCCAGGGGCACAGTCCTACATATTCTATATGGATATCCGGTCATTCGGTAAGATGTACGAGGAGTTCTATTACCGTATCCAGGATGAGGGTGCGAAGTTCATCCGTGGCCGTGTGGCAAAGATCGAAGAAGATCCAATCACAAAGAACCTCTATGTCACCACCGAAGATACGCTCCTCGGCCAGCCGGTGAATATCGAGCTTGATATGGTTGTGCTTGCTTCGGCAGTTGTACCAACAGAAGAGACAAATTCTGTCAGGAAACTCTTCGGCGTATCCCAGTCGATGGATGGATGGCTCCTTGAAGCCCACCCGAAACTGAACCCATGCGGGACAACAACAGCAGGTGTCTTCCTCGCTGGTGTCTGCCAGGGACCAAAGGATATCCCCGATACTGTTGCCCAGGCAGAAGGTGCAGCAGCAGCAGCATCTATCCCGATTCATGTCGGTGAAGTCGAGCTCGAACCATACTTTGCCATGTGTATCGAAGAGAAGTGTGCGGGATGCGGAATGTGCCTTGACCTCTGCCCGTATGCAGCACTTGACCTTGGGAAGAGCGAAGACGGACGCACCGTCATGAAGGTGACTGAAGCAAAATGCAAGGGATGCGGTACCTGCGGAGGGTTCTGCCCCGGTGGCGCCATCTGGATGCAGCACTTCACCACACCACAGATTGTCGCTCAGATTGATGCCTTCCTCCTTGGAGGTGAGCAGTAA
- a CDS encoding formylmethanofuran dehydrogenase subunit B, with amino-acid sequence MANIVSDITCPFCGTLCDDLEVELSDDGKKILEVYHACAIGAEKILHSQAEDRLTRPRMQAEDGTWKEVSYDEAAKYTAKILCDAKKPLMYGWSSTSCEAQSVGHEIAEAVGGMVDNTATVCHGPSLIAVQDVGLPTCTLGEAMNRADVVVFWACNPAHAHPRHMSRYSIYPRGFFTGKGAKSRKVVVIDPRKTDTASLADAHLQIEQGRDYELLSALRIAFRGEKLPDSVAGIPKDQIYGAAELLKSARFVIIYFGMGVTQSRGKNHNIDIAIAVTRDLNDYTKASIMPMRGHYNVTGSGEVLGWQFGYPFCVDLSRGFARYNPGETSSNDLLIRDEVDAAFIIGSDPGAHFPMSSVQKIAQLPSVAIDPHLTPTTAVCKLHVPVAFVGVEVGGSAYRMDNVPVETRKIVDPPEGVLTDQEFLEKVLAEVRKCKGV; translated from the coding sequence ATGGCAAATATCGTATCAGATATCACATGCCCCTTCTGCGGGACACTCTGTGACGACCTTGAGGTCGAACTGAGTGACGACGGCAAGAAGATCCTTGAGGTCTATCATGCCTGTGCAATCGGTGCCGAGAAGATCCTCCACTCCCAGGCAGAGGACCGGCTCACCCGGCCCCGGATGCAGGCAGAGGACGGCACCTGGAAAGAGGTATCCTATGATGAAGCGGCAAAATACACCGCAAAGATCCTCTGTGACGCAAAGAAACCCCTGATGTATGGATGGAGTTCGACCTCCTGCGAAGCGCAGAGTGTCGGCCACGAGATTGCAGAAGCTGTCGGCGGTATGGTCGACAACACAGCTACCGTCTGCCATGGCCCCTCACTCATCGCTGTCCAGGATGTCGGCCTGCCCACCTGTACGCTGGGTGAAGCCATGAACCGGGCGGATGTTGTTGTATTCTGGGCCTGCAACCCGGCACACGCCCACCCCCGGCACATGTCACGATACTCGATCTATCCCCGTGGATTCTTCACCGGGAAGGGAGCAAAAAGCCGGAAAGTGGTCGTCATCGATCCGAGGAAGACCGATACCGCGTCACTTGCGGATGCCCATCTCCAGATTGAGCAGGGCAGGGATTACGAACTCCTCTCGGCACTCCGTATCGCGTTCCGTGGCGAGAAACTGCCCGACTCTGTTGCAGGCATCCCAAAAGACCAGATCTACGGCGCCGCCGAGCTCCTGAAGAGCGCCCGGTTCGTGATCATCTACTTCGGGATGGGTGTGACCCAGTCACGTGGCAAGAACCACAACATCGACATTGCGATCGCGGTGACCCGTGACTTAAACGACTACACCAAGGCGAGCATCATGCCGATGCGGGGCCACTACAATGTCACCGGCTCCGGCGAGGTGCTTGGCTGGCAGTTCGGGTACCCGTTCTGCGTGGATCTCTCCCGCGGGTTTGCCCGGTACAACCCCGGCGAAACCAGTTCGAACGACCTGCTCATACGTGACGAAGTAGATGCAGCATTCATTATCGGGTCTGACCCCGGCGCACACTTCCCGATGAGCTCTGTCCAGAAGATCGCACAGCTCCCGTCTGTTGCCATCGACCCCCACCTCACCCCGACGACCGCGGTCTGCAAACTCCATGTTCCGGTCGCCTTTGTCGGTGTCGAGGTCGGTGGATCCGCCTACCGGATGGACAATGTCCCGGTCGAGACAAGGAAGATCGTTGACCCGCCCGAAGGTGTGCTCACCGACCAGGAATTCCTTGAGAAAGTGCTGGCTGAAGTCAGGAAATGCAAGGGAGTGTAG